The Hypomesus transpacificus isolate Combined female unplaced genomic scaffold, fHypTra1 scaffold_283, whole genome shotgun sequence sequence acctccccctctcccggtTCTGTCACCTCCACTTCATCGTCAGGTGCTGTATTGGCAGGCCAGTCCAGATGATAGACCAAGCCTATGGTAGTCACAGCAGATTCCATTACTGGTGCTCCTGAATGATGGATGAAGTTCAGACTTGTGAGAATCTATGGGACTGTTAGTTTAGGATGTCTGTGTTTAAACGTGCACTGAGCAAAGCTTTCAATCTCTTTATGCTGtagtcacctctctctcttcttctctccctctccttgacTGAGAGCAAGTACTCTTTgctaaacacatgcacacacacatcagaagaATGGAAGCCATGGCCGTGCGCTGGTGCAGGTTCTGATGACCTGTCCCTGGGGAGCACCAGTGTTTATCCAGATCCCCAAAGGTCAACGTATTGATCACTTTTCATTCTTACGTGCTCCATCTGCAAGTttcaaacctgcacacacacacactgacaggcatgcacacacagacaagcccacacagacacacacacacacacacactgacaggcatgcacacacagacaagcccacacatacactcccagactgcacacacacctacactacTCATGAGTCAGAAGGACTAGGGTATGATGGTACGCCTCATCACCAGCAGGCAGtagtgtctctcctctctgggatACACAATACCTCACATAGCTCCTGCCAAGTGTACATAGATTATAGATTAAAATAATTTACACAAACAACAGCTAACAATAATTGCAAATAAAGAATTACATACCTTCCATTACCAAACCAGTCCTCTTCTCTGCCATGTTAAAAGGTCATTCAACTCGGGGACTCGGTTATCAAAATTAAATGAATTGCGTTCCATTGTAAAATCAGTTAATCGCTGCATCCCTAATCTAAGGTAGAGtagtaggtgtttgtgtgtgcacgtgtacgtgtgtgtgcatgtgtacgtgtgtgtgatgcaATCTCATGCATCTCATGCAAAGTTTGCAAGTGTCATCTGTAGAAAAGTCTATTATCCTCctacagtgaaagagagagaggatctgtctgtctgccatgcTCCTCCGATAGAATTAACAACGTGATATTACCAAATCAAAAACAAGACCAGACATGGGTTTGATGTAGAGACATCCACTGGCTTCACTGCTAGCATGAACACCTGTACATTCATTGTACTACTTTTTTGACTGTGAGGTTTTTAGGAAAGACAAATGATTTATTATGGAGCGAACATGTCAGCGCTGGCTGACTGATGTTGGTTATGGTTTGAACTGTGATTCGCTTTCTACTTTCTCTGCATTCTAGAGTCGCTGGCGGCAATATCCATTTCTGAAGGTCAGaatctgtctccctgctcactcgcttctctttctctctttacctctctctttctttttttggctCTCCTGCTCTATCCtccagcgctctctctctctttcctttgtcctcactctctcacttcacTTTCATgatccctctttttctcctccctatatctctttctttcattctttttctgtgtgtccttccttctctccctccaccctctcctctctctctctctctctctctctctctctctctctctctctctccctctctctctttctcgctctctctctctctctctctctctctctctctctctctctctctctctctctctctctctctccatcccccccctctctctctccctctctctctctctctccctctctctctctctctctctttccctctctctccccccctcttatCCTTCTGATTAAACTCTAGTCTCCCAGagcctgcctcccctctccccagacaCCTGTGGCCTGAGTTCACACCTCCCAGTGTCATGTCCGGCACTAGATCTTGGGAGAGTTACAAGGCTGCCACATCAACCCCACATCCTCCCGACTGCGCTTAGAGCTTCTCAATGATTGATGCTAGGATTTATACTAGATATATTTGAAATGATTAATGTTTTCCATACTGGTGAAAACTGACCTGAGATGTTTAACAGTAACgctgttgctgctggtgaggaggaagagttGATCAGTGTTCTTTGATGTCTTGGATTCTTGGTTGTTGACTAAGTTTCTGGTCTTCATTCTTTATGTTGCTTTACCTGCAAACAGACGTATTTCCATAAATTACACCTCACCTGTCCTCCTGTTTaatgcctcctcctcccctcatctctcctcccttcctctcccctctcctcctcccgtctCTTCCCCATGTCACACACAgcactcctctcctgtcctggcaGCTCATCATTCTTACTGTGGCTCTGGGTGTTTCTCCTCCTAGCGAGCAGTAACCCCAGCCCCTGGGGCATCCAGGAGGCTGTTGCATCAGAATGTGCTTCAGGTGCCAAATGTGACATCATTACAAGTCCTGATGGTGCAGAGAAGCACAGGTCATTCATCTTGTTGCCGCACACACAGATAGAAAACTCACTCGTGCCTCCGTGCACAAACACATGGACTTCCATTAGCTCCATTATTAACTCCTTCATTTCTTCCCCATCTTGCTGCTCTCACAGTGACTGTCAGGTGTTATGTCCGCCCTTGTCCATCTTTATTTCTCACCACATCCATCCTATCTCTTTCTTCCCTTTTTCTATCACACAATTTATTTTTTCCTTTCGTTCAAAGATCTCTATTTCCTAcctttgtcttcctctctcccctctctcctcctttaatgtcctctccatctctccattgctCTATGTCTCATGTTTTTATCCGAGCCTTCCTGCTCCGAGGCAGTGCTCAAACAGAGAGCTGTAACAGTGGGGTgagggtctgtctgtgtgtggctgctccaccaggccagGGCTGACTGAGCCAGGCCTGGGGTTCCAGAGCCTGGGGTTCCACAGCCCGGGGTTCCAGAGCCTGGGGTTCCAGAGCCTGGGATTCCAGAGCCCGGGGTTCCAGAGCCCGGGGTTCCAGAGCCTGGAGTTCCAGAGCCTGGAGTTCCAGAGCCCGGGGTTCCAGAGCCTGGTACTTTCAAAGATACCCAGGCTGGGTCTGTATTAGCATGGCTTAGAGACTGCTTCAAAGGAACATCCCctttcactgtctgtctctttctctccttggaATTCTCTCCTTTCTGTTTTATCCTCTATCATCCTAAGAATAACTCGGCTTTGTTTTTTCTGTGAAGTCTTGTGAATGTATTCACTGGGCTTGGGCACAGGAAGTGGATCTCAGTGTGAGATGTGACATCATCAAGGTGAGTCAAAGTAAGGATATCTTGTCGGTGAAGACACTGTCACATGACCCACCTCAACACAATTGTTTCCAATGTAATTTTTCAACATTTAGAAACTTTTGTTGGATTTTTTTAAAACCTTTTTTCAATTTTAGACCTTTTGAATGATTTAGTTTTTCACACACGACACAAAAATATTTAGAAACAATTTAACAgtttcaaaaaaacaaaaacaaaacctttctcagaatattttttatttttagccATTTGAAACTTGGGAAAAAATGTTCACGACACGAACGtttttttgaaacttttttattttctttttttccaacaACACATCAATTTCCCTCTATATAATTACATGAAGACAACTGCTCCTAAGTGACGTGTAGACCTGCAGTCTGTCTCACTGTGGTGGATGTCAGTACAGGCTTCCCTCATTTTCaccccttcacctccctccctgtgtgaGCCAGGACTACTGCAGTGTTTCTGATGTCAGAATGTGGATGTGGACAGGGGATGGCAGTCGTCTGGGTGTTGCTTCCCAGAAAGGAGAAGCTAGGAAGTGGTAGATGATGATGGGGAGTGGAGGCAGACTCATTCACTTGATCAAAATGGGTAAATGAATGGGTTTATTTAGGATACATATGCTGTCAATCTAAAAGATGGTTGTATCCATGTCTGCAAACTTTAAATGCACATCCTTGTATTCTGTCCTCAGATAAATACTGAACTCACATGCAGTATATCAACAGGGCAGGTGTTTTGCAGTAATTGGTGGTTTAACTACCAGGGAAATATGAGACACCTATgcgtttttatttcagttttttttaggTGCAGTTTTTATTACCGGCTTTTTTGCCTCAAGGTCAAACCGTAATAATCCATTGCAAGATAATCTACTGGGTCAAGTGTACGCCTCAGTGCTCCCTATCTGATCTGTCCCCCTGTAGAGGAAGAGGTGTTGGCTGGAATCTGCTGATACGGTAgaaactctctttctcccccgaGACTGCCCAAGCTCATTACCATTCTTTGGGTGATCAGGGTTTGAGTAAAAGGGGGCGCATGTGCTCAAAGATGCACGCTGGCATGAACATTCATGTAGCAGTGAACTGTCTGAGTAGATATGGCCTCCGTTCATAACCAAGAGAAACAAATAACGCTGCATTCGTGTGTCACTATGAAATATGTATGACTTAAAAATAATGATGCTATCAAATCCTAATGCCAGGACTTTAGCGATTAGCATTCTTTATTGTTCTCTAATGCTTTATGTAAATTATGCAATATTCTGATTGTTTGTTGACATGTTTGACATTTACATAAGATTATTAATAATCTACTTTGGGCGTTTATTCCAGAGATGGAGACGTTCCAGTTGTATCTTTGCTCGGCTCCTCAGAGTCTCTGGAGTTGGTTAGGGTGGCCTGGGGATGTCATGGTGACAGTTCCTTGTAACTGACATGAGATAAGACGaagacaaagaagaagaagtGATAAACCCCCAAACAATCCCATAATGCATCTTTGCGGTCTTATCTTACCTGCCCTTTGCTCTGTGGTGTTGTTGTAACTGACACGCCCCcaaccccgtctctctctctatctctctatgtctctctccctcacaccagCTGTGTGATCAATACTGTGATAGATCACGTTTTATAATGCTGATAGGATCACTGTGTAGCTTATCAGTGTGATTTGTCCTTGATCATAATAGCAGCAGTATTACTTAACAGTTGCTAGTAGTACTACTAGTAGTTGAGTTGGTACCCTAAACAtagggggagtcaggtggctgagcggttgggtaatcgggctagtaatctgaaggtcgccagtttgattcccagctGAGCCAAAATGacagtgtgtccttgggcaaggcacttcaccctacttgtctctggggaaagtccctgtacttactgtaagtcgctctggataagagcgtctgctaaatgacgaaatgtaaatgtaaacatgtttgtttgtttttctaacCTACCAGATGATTGAGGATCGACCGAGCTGTCAGTAAAATAGTGTTTCCAAATGAAGAGTTTACTGACGTACTTATGTGTGGACACAAAAAGACTTCATCCCACATCAACTTCAAAGCCAAGTCACAAAGCAGCAGCATTGTGTCAGTGCTCCTTTGCTCTTGGTTGGCCTTGTTTATGACCTTCTCCCCTgacaaccccctccctccctccatcctcctttctctctctcaagttCCAGAAGCAAGATGGCCCTGAACAGTATCCTCAACGCTGATGACATCAAGAAAGCCCTGGCAGCATTTGCAGGTTTGGGATCTTCTATTTTTGCTTCCTAACTACAATAAGATGAACACAGCTACAGCCCCTAggttcaccacacacacacacgcacacacagtacaaacctTTCACACTCCAACATCGGAACTGACCGACTGAGGTCAGCCCAGGTCCCCTGACTTCTAGCAACCACATCTTTCCTATACCTCCACAGACAGAGCATCTGCCGTGTACAGTCTGGACTTCACCTTGTATTCATGGTGGTTTAATTTACCATTGTTTTCCAGTAGCATTTGGCCTTTAGAGGTGAACATGCTGGTGGCCTGACACCTGTGTGTGACCAGCTGCAGGGAGTGTCCCTTTCTGCtgactgtaatgtgtgtgtgtgtgtgtgtgtgtgtgtgtgtgtgtgtgtgtgtgtgtgtgtgtgtgtgtgtgtatgtgtgtgtgtgtgtgtgtgtgtgtgtgtgtgtgtgtgtgtgtgtgtgtgtgtgtgtgtgtgtgtgtgtgtgtgtgtgtgtgtatgtacagctGCTGATTCCTTCAACCATAAGAAGTTCTTTGAGATGGTGGGTCTGAAGGCCAAGTCAGCTGACGATGTGAAGAAGGTCTTCCTGGTCCTGGATGCTGACAGCAGCGGCTTCATAGAGGAGAAGGAGCTAAAGTAATCCTACCTTCATACTCTCATACCTTAatgacagacacacccacaaaccCCAGCATCCATTCacaacactcactctctctcactgctgttCTCTCCTCAGAACCGTACTGAAGGAATTTTCCCCTGAGGGAAGGGACCTGACCGATAAGGAAACCAAAGCATTCCTACAGGCAGCCGACAAAGATGGAGATGGCAAGATTGGCATTGAAGGTCTCTGTCCCTTTTTACCTGGTCCTATATATCATGTGTCTCACACAGAGGCTCAGGTTCTGAGCCagaatataggcctactgtatttaTCACCATATCTAAGGACTGAAGATTTGGTAGATGTTGTTTCTAGTGTTATTCTCCTCTCAGAGTACCAACCACActgtctcatcctctctttcagAGTTCACTGCCCTGGTGCACCAGTAACAGTTACCTCCCTGCGGAGTAGgactcccccaccccacacctgcTCCCAGACTGTTGCCCACACCCCCAACAcgactctcttcctccttcctcacccctctGACCTGTCCGACATCtagctctctcctctcagcacaCACCTGCTCTAGAGTAAGAGAGTTGTGTCTCTCAGATCTCTGTGCCACCCACAATCATCCTGTTcattttccggttttataaaatgtTTGCTTTTCTGTTGATGTGTAGATGATCACACTGCCGGACAAGCTGAACCTCCTGTTAAAGTACATTAGATATATCAAGAGGGAGTCCCTCTCTAAAAAGCTTCTGTTTCACTTTATCTATTCTACTTCTGCCACTGCTCCTTTCCTACCCTCCCACCATCCTCTGCTAATGAGCTGttgtaaaaatgaaaataattaaCAAACACTGAAATAAGTCAAGCTGTGAAAGaacaaaataacaataaaagaaATGCCTAAAGTAGGACTGACTCCCACTGACTCCTTTAATCTCTCCTAACTCTTGTGTTAAggtctcctctcagctcctcctctgctctgccctcactGTCCTGAGACTTAGACAGCTGGAACATCCACACAACATGAAACACACAGAAATCAATGTCGTACTTTATTCATTATATTTGCAACTGCTGCTATCCAGAGTTGTGCTTGTGTATCGCAGTAGTACTATAGCATCCAGACTTAGACGTGCAAGAAGAAAAAGAGCACGTCAAGTTTCTGTACAGTCTGCCTTCATCCTTTCGTTTGTTCTCCTCAGCCAAGCCCCCCTTGACcatctctgaacacacacacacgctggacaCAGCTGTTGtgggagt is a genomic window containing:
- the LOC124463473 gene encoding parvalbumin-7-like, translating into MALNSILNADDIKKALAAFAAADSFNHKKFFEMVGLKAKSADDVKKVFLVLDADSSGFIEEKELKTVLKEFSPEGRDLTDKETKAFLQAADKDGDGKIGIEEFTALVHQ